A stretch of Lathyrus oleraceus cultivar Zhongwan6 chromosome 6, CAAS_Psat_ZW6_1.0, whole genome shotgun sequence DNA encodes these proteins:
- the LOC127094141 gene encoding uncharacterized protein LOC127094141: MQVKQKKKCSHKWNCTVYNEKQLVRKVFSHGYKVKDVRTFVQTFNMSRKTLEDHQQWLLAGTLTPTPEHADGKSKFPNDLNSNKKCTNWTVYLDNDDHHAEQEQHEDDFEPLVVTELPKDMFKKHKLVDNSTSKKGRRFESPLL; this comes from the coding sequence ATGCAGGTAAAACAAAAGAAGAAATGCAGCCACAAGTGGAATTGCACGGTATACAACGAGAAGCAATTGGTTCGTAAAGTCTTCTCACATGGATATAAAGTGAAGGATGTTCGCACGTTCGTTCAAACCTTCAACATGTCTCGAAAAACACTTGAAGATCACCAGCAATGGCTTCTTGCCGGAACCCTAACTCCCACACCGGAACATGCCGACGGAAAATCCAAGTTTCCAAACGACCTGAATAGTAACAAGAAATGTACCAATTGGACTGTGTATCTCGACAATGACGATCATCACGCTGAACAAGAGCAACACGAAGATGATTTTGAGCCATTGGTAGTGACTGAGTTGCCGAAGGATATGTTCAAGAAACACAAATTGGTGGATAATTCAACTTCAAAAAAAGGCAGACGTTTTGAAAGTCCACTATTATGA